Part of the Caldisericota bacterium genome is shown below.
ACGAAAGAGCGCATGCAATATTAAAAAATGTGTGAGCATTAGCAATTTGTCTCACAAGATCTCCCGATGTTTTTGAAACCAAATTTACATATGGCTTAAATATAATCAGGAAAATAAGCGCTCCAATAACATTAAATATGACATGTGAAACAGCAACTCTCCTCGCCTGAATATTTCCACCTATACTAGCAATTAATGCTGTAACTGTTGTACCAATATTTGCCCCTATTACTAATGCAAAAGCAGCATTTAATGTCAAAAGTTGTTGAGCTCCCAGTGCCTGTACAATACCAATAGTAACCGATGAACTCTGTCCAATAGCAGTAAAACCAGCGGCAACTAAAACACCGAGAATCGGTTTTTCACTGAGACGAATAAAAAGATTAACAAAATACGGGGATTCTCTCATAAACGCTACGGAAGCCTCCATAAATTGCATTCCTACAAATATTAAACCAAAGCCCATTATGGCGGTACCAATTGCTTTAGTATACTCTTTTTTAAAGGATAAAGTAATTAAAAACCCTATTGCAAAAATAAGCAGGC
Proteins encoded:
- a CDS encoding Na/Pi symporter — its product is MNIQNTFLFIGGMALFIYGITLTSKSMESFAFTEFKRFLNKIIARPIYALGLGALFTSIVQSSSATTVTVISLANSGILRFENTLGIIFGANVGTTVTAQIIAFHLTKYGLLIFAIGFLITLSFKKEYTKAIGTAIMGFGLIFVGMQFMEASVAFMRESPYFVNLFIRLSEKPILGVLVAAGFTAIGQSSSVTIGIVQALGAQQLLTLNAAFALVIGANIGTTVTALIASIGGNIQARRVAVSHVIFNVIGALIFLIIFKPYVNLVSKTSGDLVRQIANAHTFFNIACALS